A section of the Candidatus Moraniibacteriota bacterium genome encodes:
- a CDS encoding winged helix-turn-helix transcriptional regulator, which yields MYQGIFQELGLAKNEGRIYETLLREGELSVGKIAEKSHIHRRNVYDSMSRLVEKGLVFEILERRESSYQAVEPNKLMELVREKETKLAEILPDLESLYHGEPRRDAIFVYRGLEGWKNYMRDILRLGKSFDLLGARGALRDPKLGPLFKQFKKDMEKKEIRSRLLYHEEAARIPGVAGHFGASSTYKILPEQYAHLASAAILEDRVMIFSAVPGVERVAEETTITILINKDIADTFRMWFQFMWDKLPVTKVEKIKAS from the coding sequence ATGTATCAGGGAATTTTTCAGGAGCTTGGTCTGGCCAAAAATGAGGGACGTATATACGAAACTCTCCTCAGGGAAGGAGAGTTATCGGTGGGGAAAATCGCCGAGAAGTCGCATATCCACCGTCGCAACGTCTACGACTCGATGTCGCGCCTCGTTGAAAAAGGCCTTGTCTTTGAGATTCTTGAACGACGGGAAAGCAGCTACCAGGCAGTAGAACCTAATAAGCTCATGGAACTTGTCCGAGAAAAAGAAACAAAGCTCGCCGAAATCCTTCCGGACCTTGAGTCCCTGTACCATGGCGAACCGCGACGCGACGCGATCTTCGTCTACCGCGGATTGGAGGGGTGGAAGAACTACATGCGCGATATCCTGCGCCTCGGGAAGTCTTTTGATCTCCTGGGTGCCCGGGGTGCTCTCCGAGATCCGAAACTCGGCCCTCTCTTCAAACAGTTCAAGAAAGATATGGAAAAGAAAGAAATCCGATCCCGCCTTCTCTACCACGAAGAAGCCGCCAGGATACCGGGAGTAGCAGGACATTTCGGTGCATCCTCGACGTACAAGATACTCCCTGAACAGTATGCCCACCTCGCTTCGGCAGCCATTCTCGAGGACCGAGTGATGATATTTTCGGCCGTACCAGGGGTAGAGCGGGTCGCGGAAGAGACGACCATCACCATTCTCATAAACAAAGACATCGCCGACACGTTCCGTATGTGGTTCCAGTTTATGTGGGACAAGTTGCCGGTAACGAAAGTTGAAAAGATAAAAGCCTCCTAG
- the rpsO gene encoding 30S ribosomal protein S15 → MALSHKQKEKVTGDVKRHDSDTGSPEYQIALFTEQIKRLTTHLKKNKQDFHSRRGLLKMVAKRKKLLTYLAKVNEKAYKALVKKLGL, encoded by the coding sequence ATGGCGCTCTCGCACAAGCAAAAGGAAAAGGTAACGGGTGATGTGAAACGACATGATTCGGACACGGGTTCTCCCGAGTATCAGATCGCTCTTTTCACGGAGCAGATCAAGCGACTCACCACCCATTTGAAGAAGAATAAGCAAGACTTTCATTCTCGCCGCGGCTTGCTGAAGATGGTGGCCAAGCGCAAGAAGCTCCTCACATACCTCGCGAAGGTGAACGAGAAGGCCTACAAGGCGCTCGTGAAGAAACTCGGGTTGTAA
- a CDS encoding NYN domain-containing protein, protein MAKFSDQRVGVLVDIQNLYYSARVLYSKKVNFKAVLEAGTNERKLIRALAYGIKTTEGMEEKFFEALTKSGYDVMTKDLQIFPDGSRKGDWDVGIAIDAIKMAAKVDVIVLVSGDGDYVHLVEYLQNTFGCRVEVIAFAESASAKLLEKADDFMNLSDNKKRFLI, encoded by the coding sequence ATGGCGAAGTTTAGTGACCAGCGGGTAGGGGTGCTCGTGGATATCCAAAACCTCTACTACAGCGCGCGAGTGCTGTATAGCAAAAAAGTAAATTTCAAGGCCGTCCTGGAGGCGGGGACCAATGAACGCAAGCTCATTCGTGCCCTGGCCTATGGCATTAAGACGACGGAGGGTATGGAGGAGAAGTTCTTTGAGGCGTTGACCAAGAGCGGGTATGATGTGATGACCAAGGACTTGCAGATCTTCCCTGACGGCTCGCGCAAGGGTGACTGGGATGTCGGTATCGCGATCGATGCAATCAAAATGGCCGCAAAAGTCGATGTCATCGTGCTCGTCTCGGGGGATGGAGACTATGTCCACCTGGTGGAGTACCTCCAAAATACCTTCGGCTGTCGGGTCGAGGTCATTGCCTTTGCCGAGTCAGCCTCGGCCAAGCTCCTCGAGAAAGCAGACGACTTCATGAACCTCTCCGACAACAAGAAACGATTTCTGATTTAG
- the pnp gene encoding polyribonucleotide nucleotidyltransferase, translating into MQGARKWSLQLGGRELRISTGLLAGQANGAVTVQYGDTVVLATAVMSSSMSKIIGYFPLMVDFEERYYAAGKIKGSRFIKREGRPSDDAILSGRAVDRTIRPLFDSRMRNEVQVVTTVLSIDGENDPDVVAMIAASAALTLSDIPWNGPIGAVRVGIVNGGGFVLNPSSEERGVSTLDLLVAGTKTKINMIECGAQEITEEKMTEAFRYGHEAIQKITDFIEAVKKEAGREKKAAALLVGTPEFEVKMKEYISSLGLGEALFLQPKAAMAQKVAAIEAAATEYAAANFPEEAHQTEVLSLIMEELSDAALHTNVLEHDRRPDGRKLTEIRPLASQVGVLPRTHGTGLFSRGETQVLTVTTLGAPGDEMVVDTMETDEKKRYMHFYNFPAYSVGEVKPMRGPGRREVGHGALAEKALMPVLPSKEEFPYTIHLVSEVLSSNGSSSMASTCGSTLSLMDAGVPIKKPVSGIAMGVIAGTDGSFKVLTDIQGLEDHYGDMDFKVAGTKDGITAMQMDVKIDGLTADTLGLAIKQAKEARLEIMAVMLAAIPEPRKEMSPYAPRIITLHINPEKIRDVIGPGGKMINQIIDETGVSIDIEDDGSVFITSVDETSAKKAVEWVRNITREVVVGELFQGRVTRIMNFGAFAEVLPNQEGLIHISELADYRVEKVEDVVKVGDIIAVVVKEIDAQGRINLSHKLAKAKMVRQELGEEGKE; encoded by the coding sequence ATGCAAGGAGCCAGAAAATGGTCTCTCCAGCTCGGTGGGCGTGAATTACGCATATCCACAGGATTACTCGCTGGTCAGGCGAACGGGGCAGTGACGGTGCAGTACGGCGATACCGTCGTCCTCGCGACGGCCGTCATGAGCAGTTCGATGTCAAAAATCATCGGCTATTTCCCACTCATGGTGGATTTCGAGGAGCGGTACTATGCCGCGGGCAAGATCAAGGGTTCTCGCTTCATCAAACGCGAAGGCCGGCCATCGGACGATGCGATCCTCTCGGGTCGAGCCGTGGATCGGACGATCCGACCACTCTTTGATAGCCGGATGCGCAATGAAGTCCAGGTCGTGACAACGGTACTTTCCATTGATGGTGAAAATGATCCGGACGTTGTCGCGATGATCGCTGCTTCGGCCGCGTTGACACTCTCTGACATCCCGTGGAACGGCCCGATCGGCGCGGTGCGTGTCGGTATCGTGAACGGGGGTGGATTTGTGCTGAACCCTTCGAGTGAAGAACGTGGCGTGAGTACGCTTGACCTCCTCGTCGCCGGGACGAAGACAAAGATCAATATGATCGAATGCGGAGCGCAAGAGATTACAGAAGAGAAAATGACAGAAGCTTTCCGCTATGGACATGAGGCGATCCAGAAAATCACGGATTTCATCGAAGCAGTGAAGAAGGAGGCGGGTCGCGAGAAGAAAGCGGCGGCACTCCTCGTCGGCACGCCGGAATTTGAGGTGAAGATGAAGGAATATATCAGTTCGCTCGGTTTGGGCGAGGCGTTGTTCTTGCAGCCGAAGGCGGCGATGGCACAGAAAGTTGCAGCCATTGAGGCGGCAGCGACCGAGTATGCAGCCGCCAATTTTCCTGAAGAAGCTCATCAGACTGAAGTTCTCTCGCTCATTATGGAAGAACTATCAGACGCGGCACTGCACACCAATGTCCTCGAGCATGACCGTCGCCCGGATGGCCGGAAGCTGACCGAGATTCGCCCGCTCGCTTCCCAAGTGGGTGTTCTGCCACGGACGCATGGCACGGGGCTTTTCTCACGTGGCGAAACGCAAGTCCTGACAGTGACGACGCTTGGCGCGCCGGGTGATGAGATGGTGGTCGACACCATGGAAACGGATGAGAAAAAGCGTTATATGCATTTCTACAATTTTCCGGCGTATTCGGTTGGTGAAGTCAAACCGATGCGTGGCCCAGGTCGTCGCGAAGTGGGGCACGGTGCTCTCGCCGAGAAAGCGCTCATGCCCGTGCTGCCTTCGAAAGAAGAATTCCCGTATACCATTCACCTCGTTTCGGAAGTCCTGTCATCCAATGGTTCATCGTCGATGGCTTCAACCTGTGGGTCGACGCTTTCCCTCATGGATGCGGGGGTGCCGATCAAGAAACCAGTGTCGGGAATCGCGATGGGTGTCATCGCCGGTACCGATGGGAGTTTCAAAGTCCTGACCGATATTCAGGGACTTGAGGATCACTATGGCGATATGGATTTCAAGGTGGCAGGCACGAAAGACGGGATCACCGCGATGCAGATGGATGTGAAGATTGATGGACTCACCGCTGATACGCTGGGGTTGGCCATCAAACAGGCAAAGGAAGCCCGGCTTGAAATCATGGCGGTCATGCTCGCGGCTATCCCAGAGCCACGGAAAGAGATGTCACCCTATGCACCACGGATCATCACGCTCCACATCAATCCCGAGAAGATTCGCGATGTCATCGGCCCTGGCGGCAAGATGATCAACCAGATTATCGATGAAACCGGCGTCTCAATCGATATCGAGGATGATGGTTCCGTCTTCATCACATCTGTCGATGAGACAAGTGCTAAGAAAGCTGTCGAATGGGTACGGAATATCACCCGCGAAGTGGTCGTCGGGGAGCTGTTTCAGGGTCGCGTCACCCGAATCATGAACTTCGGCGCCTTTGCCGAGGTACTCCCGAATCAGGAAGGACTGATTCATATCTCAGAACTGGCCGATTACCGTGTCGAAAAAGTGGAAGATGTCGTCAAAGTCGGCGACATCATCGCCGTCGTCGTCAAGGAGATCGATGCTCAGGGCCGGATCAATCTGTCGCACAAGCTGGCCAAGGCGAAAATGGTCCGTCAGGAACTCGGCGAAGAGGGAAAAGAGTAG